A genomic stretch from Candidatus Zixiibacteriota bacterium includes:
- a CDS encoding IS3 family transposase, whose amino-acid sequence HFTPTGSSWLNLVESWFSQITQKRIRRGTFTSVKQLIIAINDYIRDYNRKPTVFRWTKNANMILRKIDRCKEALGTPH is encoded by the coding sequence TGCACTTCACCCCTACGGGAAGCTCCTGGCTCAATCTGGTGGAAAGCTGGTTCTCGCAAATCACGCAGAAGCGCATCCGCCGTGGAACCTTTACCTCGGTCAAACAACTAATCATAGCCATCAACGACTATATCAGAGACTATAACCGGAAACCGACCGTCTTTCGCTGGACCAAAAACGCAAATATGATCCTCCGAAAAATCGATCGCTGTAAAGAAGCGTTAGGGACACCACACTAG